The following proteins are co-located in the Apis mellifera strain DH4 linkage group LG11, Amel_HAv3.1, whole genome shotgun sequence genome:
- the LOC551736 gene encoding nephrin isoform X5, with amino-acid sequence MDYTCEANHPALPYSMPLRATIKLSVFYPPTMPYIEGYTEGETVKRGQQLDLTCRSRGGNPPPQIFWYKNSERISSPYRNEGHFSENVLSITAKAQDNNARYRCEVFNIMSVEPLKVHVDLTVLFAPSGVTITGPTEAKADEQVVITCTTENSNPPADIKWTVDGHNFESNASRTEPAPEGGWITTSNVTFNINRTSRSIVVICDASNVKLTENVVRTHTITVIYPPSKLSITGYEEGTTIDAGTVLRLLCTATSGNPLATLSWYKNDRKVPGTTRTRDHAVSSELTILINASDNNARIRCEAANSATQIPLLKVLVLKVNFPPDKVKITREPQNLHAGQEGRIICESSSSNPAAEMSWWKGGIPVQGTKNGTKPGLHGGFLSFVELSLDVTEEMNGEVYTCQARNNQMDRSIHDATTLDVLYKPIFSSIEPYELIGMESEPFVISVSAMGNPNEISYTWTRDGLPLVSNNRRISVRASTLNITKLDRHDAGTYICEATNEEGTTFYQLNLTVQYSAKIKRTSTSGIVYSPGIEAKLFCEVDGSPIGDEYVTWQKVGSNSELSGRYSTSFINKTSYLHIENPDQEDVGEYQCKVNNGIGNVTSEPILFITNFKPQMMNTPLTRRAAANKGANVQLLCKARGSPLPRFSWTFNGKTLLPNVTEHKYGITHTDLSELISNSTLTIFRVTSHDYGKYECRATNKMGQSTDMIHLDVTSPPDKPSDLEVFNVTHDSVTLVWKRGFDGGLPTSYQIRWRQALDYEHRYHYLDVSAGEYKTTITGLSLGTYYVFSVKAINEKGDSGFLPDLVKVQTLRPNNAENLPDVLLEKGDFTMNYIYTFAATSLIFFIINIFIIVLWYIMRKRNKSRINKSQTADMYAPSTVNGDTMTGELSSVSDEKSDVNFDTNDYVDEGRKTAASTYLIDQTMQDFGKGNMEMQVHHQGTLGRRGNHIQPPISMDSPPQRTTASGTLSVSKSSYIGNPSPAPPNDVNFYSVEIDNGRYMGYETNHSPVVGDPGSGSYYPSMSPTGHMLSSHVSSGTGTLTRSRTLPRPVPPPDVTVMTAGSKSPIPPSVPPPPTTFARSVSSNAHTHGHPLSTFTPTPAYSDIDGHLV; translated from the exons ATGGATTATACTTGCGAAGCTAATCACCCTGCATTACCCTACAGTATGCCTTTAAGAGCAACCATCAAACTTTCTGTTTTCT ATCCACCCACCATGCCGTATATCGAAGGTTACACCGAGGGTGAGACCGTGAAACGTGGACAACAATTGGATCTGACCTGCCGATCTCGCGGAGGGAATCCACCCCCCCAAATATTCTGGTACAAGAACAGCGAAAGGATCTCATCTCCCTACAGGAACGAGGGCCACTTCTCTGAGAACGTGTTGTCCATTACTGCAAAAGCGCAGGACAATAACGCGAGATACAGATGCGAGGTATTCAATATCATGAGCGTGGAACCTTTAAAAGTGCACGTGGATCTGACTGTACTTT TCGCGCCATCCGGAGTGACGATCACCGGGCCAACAGAAGCGAAGGCCGACGAACAAGTGGTGATCACCTGCACCACGGAGAACTCGAATCCTCCCGCGGATATCAAGTGGACAGTGGACGGTCACAATTTCGAGAGCAACGCCTCTAGAACCGAGCCAGCCCCCGAAGGGGGTTGGATCACCACGTCCAACGTGACGTTCAACATAAATCGCACCAGCCGCAGTATAGTCGTGATATGCGACGCGTCTAACGTGAAACTGACCGAGAACGTCGTCAGAACCCATACCATAACCGTGATTT ATCCACCGTCGAAACTTAGTATCACCGGTTACGAGGAAGGAACGACGATTGATGCAGGAACGGTGCTTAGATTGTTGTGCACCGCAACTTCCGGAAATCCACTCGCCACGTTGAGTTGGTACAAGAATGATAGAAAG GTACCAGGAACCACGAGAACGCGAGATCATGCGGTTTCAAGCGAGTTAACGATACTCATAAATGCATCTGACAATAACGCGCGCATACGATGCGAGGCAGCGAATTCCGCAACACAAATTCCCCTGCTCAAAGTGCTCGTCTTGAAAGTTAACT TTCCGCCTGATAAAGTCAAGATCACCCGCGAGCCGCAGAATCTGCACGCAGGCCAAGAGGGCCGTATCATTTGCGAATCGAGCAGCAGTAATCCGGCGGCGGAGATGTCATGGTGGAAGGGCGGCATCCCGGTTCAAGGTACCAAAAATGGCACTAAGCCCGGCTTACATGGGGGATTTCTATCGTTCGTCGAGCTCTCGTTGGACGTAACGGAAGAAATGAATGGGGAAGTGTACACGTGTCAAGCGAGAAACAATCAAATGGACAGGTCCATTCACGACGCCACTACGCTTGACGTATTGT ATAAGCCGATATTCTCCTCAATCGAGCCTTACGAGTTAATTGGAATGGAGAGCGAACCTTTCGTGATTTCCGTTTCAGCTATGGGAAATCCTAACGAGATAAGTTACACTTGGACTAGAGATGGTTTACCTCTGGTCAGTAATAACAGAAGAATATCTGTTCGTGCTTCTACGTTGAATATCACTAAACTGGATCGTCACGATGCTGGAACTTATATCTGTGAAGCCACTAACGAAGAAGGCACGACATTTTATCAATTGAACTTAACTGTTCAAT attcaGCGAAGATTAAACGCACCTCAACTTCGGGCATAGTATATTCTCCCGGAATCGAAGCGAAATTGTTCTGCGAAGTGGACGGTAGTCCCATAGGAGACGAATACGTCACGTGGCAGAAAGTTGGCTCAAACTCGGAACTCTCCGGCCGATATTCCACCTCTTTCATCAACAAAACTTCTTATCTGCACATCGAGAACCCTGATCAAGAAGATGTTGGAGAATATCAATGCAAAGTTAACAATGGAATCGGCAACGTCACCTCTGAACCTATTCTTTTCATCACAAACT TCAAACCACAAATGATGAATACACCATTGACGAGAAGAGCAGCAGCAAACAAAGGAGCAAACGTTCAATTGTTATGCAAAGCAAGAGGCTCGCCTTTACCTCGATTCTCTTGGACATTTAATGGAAAAACATTGCTCCCTAATGTCACAGAACATAAATACGGAATTACGCACACTGAT TTAAGcgaattaatttccaattcgaCGTTGACCATTTTCCGTGTGACATCGCACGATTACGGGAAATACGAGTGTCGTGCAACGAACAAAATGGGTCAGTCGACGGATATGATACATCTAGATGTGACGTCGCCACCGGACAAACCTAGCGATCTTGAGGTGTTCAACGTCACCCACGATTCTGTCACACTAGTGTGGAAAAGAGGATTCGATGGTGGTTTGCCAACCTCGTATCAGATACGTTGGAGGCAGGCTCTCGATTACGAGCATCGATACCACTATCTGGATGTATCGGCAGGAGAATATAAAACCACGATAACAGGATTGTCCCTTGGGACATACTATGTGTTCAGCGTGAAAGCTATCAATGAGAAAGGGGACAGTGGCTTTCTACCTGACTTGGTTAAAGTTCAAACGCTCC GGCCGAATAACGCTGAGAACCTGCCGGACGTTCTCTTGGAAAAGGGGGATTTTACAATGAATTATATCTATACGTTTGCAGCAACCTCCctcatcttttttatcattaatatcttCATCATCGTATTGTGGTACATTATGAGAAAGCGAAATAAATCTC GAATAAACAAATCACAAACAGCGGATATGTATGCGCCATCAACCGTGAATGGAGACACCATGACCGGCGAATTAAGTTCGGTATCGGATGAGAAGAGCGACGTTAACTTCGACACTAATGATTACGTG GACGAGGGACGAAAGACCGCAGCTAGCACGTATTTGATAGATCAAACAATGCAAGATTTTGGAAAAGGGAATATGGAAATGCAGGTACATCATCAGGGAACACTTGGTCGCCGTGGCAACCACATTCAACCACCTATAAGCATGGATTCACCGCCACAGCGAACGACAGCCAGTGGAACACTTTCTG TTTCGAAGTCGAGTTACATTGGAAATCCTAGTCCGGCACCACCAAACGACGTAAACTTCTACAGTGTGGAAATCGACAATGGCCGTTACATGGGATATGAAACGAATCACAGTCCAGTGGTGGGTGATCCAGGTTCAGGCAGTTATTATCCATCCATGAGTCCCACTGGACATATGCTTTCGAGTCATGTGAGCAGCGGGACAGGCACGTTGACACGCAGCAGAACCTTACCACGTCCAGTCCCACCACCGGATGTGACTGTGATGACTGCTGGGTCGAAATCGCCGATACCACCGTCGGTACCTCCACCACCTACCACGTTTGCTCGGTCGGTATCCAGCAATGCGCACACTCATGGTCACCCATTGTCGACTTTCACTCCCACGCCAGCCTATTCCGATATTGATGGTCATCTTGTCTGA
- the LOC551736 gene encoding nephrin isoform X1 has protein sequence MEEYGMKLLSMKLILIFFLFSTPVIVKGEGGQYFRVRPRNSSVQEGRDVTISCEVGNRVGIVQWVKDGFAYVIQSNGEIVGHPRLRLIGDQSTGVYNLQITQASLTDDGEYQCQVGPYLRIKSIRANAHLTVISPPQKVEISNHPNKKKIEVKVGESRRLECVVRSAKPAATITWYRGNIQIKGGETSITPISIEGDKEVQKPGENKKELLKYDTHGSIVIVPTADDNDMDYTCEANHPALPYSMPLRATIKLSVFYPPTMPYIEGYTEGETVKRGQQLDLTCRSRGGNPPPQIFWYKNSERISSPYRNEGHFSENVLSITAKAQDNNARYRCEVFNIMSVEPLKVHVDLTVLFAPSGVTITGPTEAKADEQVVITCTTENSNPPADIKWTVDGHNFESNASRTEPAPEGGWITTSNVTFNINRTSRSIVVICDASNVKLTENVVRTHTITVIYPPSKLSITGYEEGTTIDAGTVLRLLCTATSGNPLATLSWYKNDRKVPGTTRTRDHAVSSELTILINASDNNARIRCEAANSATQIPLLKVLVLKVNFPPDKVKITREPQNLHAGQEGRIICESSSSNPAAEMSWWKGGIPVQGTKNGTKPGLHGGFLSFVELSLDVTEEMNGEVYTCQARNNQMDRSIHDATTLDVLYKPIFSSIEPYELIGMESEPFVISVSAMGNPNEISYTWTRDGLPLVSNNRRISVRASTLNITKLDRHDAGTYICEATNEEGTTFYQLNLTVQYSAKIKRTSTSGIVYSPGIEAKLFCEVDGSPIGDEYVTWQKVGSNSELSGRYSTSFINKTSYLHIENPDQEDVGEYQCKVNNGIGNVTSEPILFITNFKPQMMNTPLTRRAAANKGANVQLLCKARGSPLPRFSWTFNGKTLLPNVTEHKYGITHTDLSELISNSTLTIFRVTSHDYGKYECRATNKMGQSTDMIHLDVTSPPDKPSDLEVFNVTHDSVTLVWKRGFDGGLPTSYQIRWRQALDYEHRYHYLDVSAGEYKTTITGLSLGTYYVFSVKAINEKGDSGFLPDLVKVQTLRPNNAENLPDVLLEKGDFTMNYIYTFAATSLIFFIINIFIIVLWYIMRKRNKSRINKSQTADMYAPSTVNGDTMTGELSSVSDEKSDVNFDTNDYVDEGRKTAASTYLIDQTMQDFGKGNMEMQVHHQGTLGRRGNHIQPPISMDSPPQRTTASGTLSVSKSSYIGNPSPAPPNDVNFYSVEIDNGRYMGYETNHSPVVGDPGSGSYYPSMSPTGHMLSSHVSSGTGTLTRSRTLPRPVPPPDVTVMTAGSKSPIPPSVPPPPTTFARSVSSNAHTHGHPLSTFTPTPAYSDIDGHLV, from the exons CGCCGCCGCAAAAAGTGGAGATTAGCAATCATCcgaacaagaagaagatcgAGGTGAAGGTTGGGGAATCTCGTCGTTTGGAATGTGTGGTACGATCAGCGAAACCTGCAGCCACGATTACGTGGTATCGTGGAAACATTCAGATCAAAGGGGGCGAAACGTCGATTACACCCATTTCCATCGAGGGTG ACAAAGAAGTACAAAAGCCAGGTGAGAACAAGAAGGAATTGCTCAAGTACGACACCCACGGTTCCATCGTCATTGTTCCTACTGCTGATGACAACGACATGGATTATACTTGCGAAGCTAATCACCCTGCATTACCCTACAGTATGCCTTTAAGAGCAACCATCAAACTTTCTGTTTTCT ATCCACCCACCATGCCGTATATCGAAGGTTACACCGAGGGTGAGACCGTGAAACGTGGACAACAATTGGATCTGACCTGCCGATCTCGCGGAGGGAATCCACCCCCCCAAATATTCTGGTACAAGAACAGCGAAAGGATCTCATCTCCCTACAGGAACGAGGGCCACTTCTCTGAGAACGTGTTGTCCATTACTGCAAAAGCGCAGGACAATAACGCGAGATACAGATGCGAGGTATTCAATATCATGAGCGTGGAACCTTTAAAAGTGCACGTGGATCTGACTGTACTTT TCGCGCCATCCGGAGTGACGATCACCGGGCCAACAGAAGCGAAGGCCGACGAACAAGTGGTGATCACCTGCACCACGGAGAACTCGAATCCTCCCGCGGATATCAAGTGGACAGTGGACGGTCACAATTTCGAGAGCAACGCCTCTAGAACCGAGCCAGCCCCCGAAGGGGGTTGGATCACCACGTCCAACGTGACGTTCAACATAAATCGCACCAGCCGCAGTATAGTCGTGATATGCGACGCGTCTAACGTGAAACTGACCGAGAACGTCGTCAGAACCCATACCATAACCGTGATTT ATCCACCGTCGAAACTTAGTATCACCGGTTACGAGGAAGGAACGACGATTGATGCAGGAACGGTGCTTAGATTGTTGTGCACCGCAACTTCCGGAAATCCACTCGCCACGTTGAGTTGGTACAAGAATGATAGAAAG GTACCAGGAACCACGAGAACGCGAGATCATGCGGTTTCAAGCGAGTTAACGATACTCATAAATGCATCTGACAATAACGCGCGCATACGATGCGAGGCAGCGAATTCCGCAACACAAATTCCCCTGCTCAAAGTGCTCGTCTTGAAAGTTAACT TTCCGCCTGATAAAGTCAAGATCACCCGCGAGCCGCAGAATCTGCACGCAGGCCAAGAGGGCCGTATCATTTGCGAATCGAGCAGCAGTAATCCGGCGGCGGAGATGTCATGGTGGAAGGGCGGCATCCCGGTTCAAGGTACCAAAAATGGCACTAAGCCCGGCTTACATGGGGGATTTCTATCGTTCGTCGAGCTCTCGTTGGACGTAACGGAAGAAATGAATGGGGAAGTGTACACGTGTCAAGCGAGAAACAATCAAATGGACAGGTCCATTCACGACGCCACTACGCTTGACGTATTGT ATAAGCCGATATTCTCCTCAATCGAGCCTTACGAGTTAATTGGAATGGAGAGCGAACCTTTCGTGATTTCCGTTTCAGCTATGGGAAATCCTAACGAGATAAGTTACACTTGGACTAGAGATGGTTTACCTCTGGTCAGTAATAACAGAAGAATATCTGTTCGTGCTTCTACGTTGAATATCACTAAACTGGATCGTCACGATGCTGGAACTTATATCTGTGAAGCCACTAACGAAGAAGGCACGACATTTTATCAATTGAACTTAACTGTTCAAT attcaGCGAAGATTAAACGCACCTCAACTTCGGGCATAGTATATTCTCCCGGAATCGAAGCGAAATTGTTCTGCGAAGTGGACGGTAGTCCCATAGGAGACGAATACGTCACGTGGCAGAAAGTTGGCTCAAACTCGGAACTCTCCGGCCGATATTCCACCTCTTTCATCAACAAAACTTCTTATCTGCACATCGAGAACCCTGATCAAGAAGATGTTGGAGAATATCAATGCAAAGTTAACAATGGAATCGGCAACGTCACCTCTGAACCTATTCTTTTCATCACAAACT TCAAACCACAAATGATGAATACACCATTGACGAGAAGAGCAGCAGCAAACAAAGGAGCAAACGTTCAATTGTTATGCAAAGCAAGAGGCTCGCCTTTACCTCGATTCTCTTGGACATTTAATGGAAAAACATTGCTCCCTAATGTCACAGAACATAAATACGGAATTACGCACACTGAT TTAAGcgaattaatttccaattcgaCGTTGACCATTTTCCGTGTGACATCGCACGATTACGGGAAATACGAGTGTCGTGCAACGAACAAAATGGGTCAGTCGACGGATATGATACATCTAGATGTGACGTCGCCACCGGACAAACCTAGCGATCTTGAGGTGTTCAACGTCACCCACGATTCTGTCACACTAGTGTGGAAAAGAGGATTCGATGGTGGTTTGCCAACCTCGTATCAGATACGTTGGAGGCAGGCTCTCGATTACGAGCATCGATACCACTATCTGGATGTATCGGCAGGAGAATATAAAACCACGATAACAGGATTGTCCCTTGGGACATACTATGTGTTCAGCGTGAAAGCTATCAATGAGAAAGGGGACAGTGGCTTTCTACCTGACTTGGTTAAAGTTCAAACGCTCC GGCCGAATAACGCTGAGAACCTGCCGGACGTTCTCTTGGAAAAGGGGGATTTTACAATGAATTATATCTATACGTTTGCAGCAACCTCCctcatcttttttatcattaatatcttCATCATCGTATTGTGGTACATTATGAGAAAGCGAAATAAATCTC GAATAAACAAATCACAAACAGCGGATATGTATGCGCCATCAACCGTGAATGGAGACACCATGACCGGCGAATTAAGTTCGGTATCGGATGAGAAGAGCGACGTTAACTTCGACACTAATGATTACGTG GACGAGGGACGAAAGACCGCAGCTAGCACGTATTTGATAGATCAAACAATGCAAGATTTTGGAAAAGGGAATATGGAAATGCAGGTACATCATCAGGGAACACTTGGTCGCCGTGGCAACCACATTCAACCACCTATAAGCATGGATTCACCGCCACAGCGAACGACAGCCAGTGGAACACTTTCTG TTTCGAAGTCGAGTTACATTGGAAATCCTAGTCCGGCACCACCAAACGACGTAAACTTCTACAGTGTGGAAATCGACAATGGCCGTTACATGGGATATGAAACGAATCACAGTCCAGTGGTGGGTGATCCAGGTTCAGGCAGTTATTATCCATCCATGAGTCCCACTGGACATATGCTTTCGAGTCATGTGAGCAGCGGGACAGGCACGTTGACACGCAGCAGAACCTTACCACGTCCAGTCCCACCACCGGATGTGACTGTGATGACTGCTGGGTCGAAATCGCCGATACCACCGTCGGTACCTCCACCACCTACCACGTTTGCTCGGTCGGTATCCAGCAATGCGCACACTCATGGTCACCCATTGTCGACTTTCACTCCCACGCCAGCCTATTCCGATATTGATGGTCATCTTGTCTGA
- the LOC551736 gene encoding nephrin isoform X2 — protein sequence MEEYGMKLLSMKLILIFFLFSTPVIVKGEGGQYFRVRPRNSSVQEGRDVTISCEVGNRVGIVQWVKDGFAYVIQSNGEIVGHPRLRLIGDQSTGVYNLQITQASLTDDGEYQCQVGPYLRIKSIRANAHLTVISPPQKVEISNHPNKKKIEVKVGESRRLECVVRSAKPAATITWYRGNIQIKGGETSITPISIEGDKEVQKPGENKKELLKYDTHGSIVIVPTADDNDMDYTCEANHPALPYSMPLRATIKLSVFYPPTMPYIEGYTEGETVKRGQQLDLTCRSRGGNPPPQIFWYKNSERISSPYRNEGHFSENVLSITAKAQDNNARYRCEVFNIMSVEPLKVHVDLTVLFAPSGVTITGPTEAKADEQVVITCTTENSNPPADIKWTVDGHNFESNASRTEPAPEGGWITTSNVTFNINRTSRSIVVICDASNVKLTENVVRTHTITVIYPPSKLSITGYEEGTTIDAGTVLRLLCTATSGNPLATLSWYKNDRKVPGTTRTRDHAVSSELTILINASDNNARIRCEAANSATQIPLLKVLVLKVNFPPDKVKITREPQNLHAGQEGRIICESSSSNPAAEMSWWKGGIPVQGTKNGTKPGLHGGFLSFVELSLDVTEEMNGEVYTCQARNNQMDRSIHDATTLDVLYKPIFSSIEPYELIGMESEPFVISVSAMGNPNEISYTWTRDGLPLVSNNRRISVRASTLNITKLDRHDAGTYICEATNEEGTTFYQLNLTVQYSAKIKRTSTSGIVYSPGIEAKLFCEVDGSPIGDEYVTWQKVGSNSELSGRYSTSFINKTSYLHIENPDQEDVGEYQCKVNNGIGNVTSEPILFITNFKPQMMNTPLTRRAAANKGANVQLLCKARGSPLPRFSWTFNGKTLLPNVTEHKYGITHTDLSELISNSTLTIFRVTSHDYGKYECRATNKMGQSTDMIHLDVTSPPDKPSDLEVFNVTHDSVTLVWKRGFDGGLPTSYQIRWRQALDYEHRYHYLDVSAGEYKTTITGLSLGTYYVFSVKAINEKGDSGFLPDLVKVQTLREAPPTDVTSSEINSSYIIVIIITVSASVCLLIAAPIVFATLKSKKKAQRSGINKSQTADMYAPSTVNGDTMTGELSSVSDEKSDVNFDTNDYVDEGRKTAASTYLIDQTMQDFGKGNMEMQVHHQGTLGRRGNHIQPPISMDSPPQRTTASGTLSVSKSSYIGNPSPAPPNDVNFYSVEIDNGRYMGYETNHSPVVGDPGSGSYYPSMSPTGHMLSSHVSSGTGTLTRSRTLPRPVPPPDVTVMTAGSKSPIPPSVPPPPTTFARSVSSNAHTHGHPLSTFTPTPAYSDIDGHLV from the exons CGCCGCCGCAAAAAGTGGAGATTAGCAATCATCcgaacaagaagaagatcgAGGTGAAGGTTGGGGAATCTCGTCGTTTGGAATGTGTGGTACGATCAGCGAAACCTGCAGCCACGATTACGTGGTATCGTGGAAACATTCAGATCAAAGGGGGCGAAACGTCGATTACACCCATTTCCATCGAGGGTG ACAAAGAAGTACAAAAGCCAGGTGAGAACAAGAAGGAATTGCTCAAGTACGACACCCACGGTTCCATCGTCATTGTTCCTACTGCTGATGACAACGACATGGATTATACTTGCGAAGCTAATCACCCTGCATTACCCTACAGTATGCCTTTAAGAGCAACCATCAAACTTTCTGTTTTCT ATCCACCCACCATGCCGTATATCGAAGGTTACACCGAGGGTGAGACCGTGAAACGTGGACAACAATTGGATCTGACCTGCCGATCTCGCGGAGGGAATCCACCCCCCCAAATATTCTGGTACAAGAACAGCGAAAGGATCTCATCTCCCTACAGGAACGAGGGCCACTTCTCTGAGAACGTGTTGTCCATTACTGCAAAAGCGCAGGACAATAACGCGAGATACAGATGCGAGGTATTCAATATCATGAGCGTGGAACCTTTAAAAGTGCACGTGGATCTGACTGTACTTT TCGCGCCATCCGGAGTGACGATCACCGGGCCAACAGAAGCGAAGGCCGACGAACAAGTGGTGATCACCTGCACCACGGAGAACTCGAATCCTCCCGCGGATATCAAGTGGACAGTGGACGGTCACAATTTCGAGAGCAACGCCTCTAGAACCGAGCCAGCCCCCGAAGGGGGTTGGATCACCACGTCCAACGTGACGTTCAACATAAATCGCACCAGCCGCAGTATAGTCGTGATATGCGACGCGTCTAACGTGAAACTGACCGAGAACGTCGTCAGAACCCATACCATAACCGTGATTT ATCCACCGTCGAAACTTAGTATCACCGGTTACGAGGAAGGAACGACGATTGATGCAGGAACGGTGCTTAGATTGTTGTGCACCGCAACTTCCGGAAATCCACTCGCCACGTTGAGTTGGTACAAGAATGATAGAAAG GTACCAGGAACCACGAGAACGCGAGATCATGCGGTTTCAAGCGAGTTAACGATACTCATAAATGCATCTGACAATAACGCGCGCATACGATGCGAGGCAGCGAATTCCGCAACACAAATTCCCCTGCTCAAAGTGCTCGTCTTGAAAGTTAACT TTCCGCCTGATAAAGTCAAGATCACCCGCGAGCCGCAGAATCTGCACGCAGGCCAAGAGGGCCGTATCATTTGCGAATCGAGCAGCAGTAATCCGGCGGCGGAGATGTCATGGTGGAAGGGCGGCATCCCGGTTCAAGGTACCAAAAATGGCACTAAGCCCGGCTTACATGGGGGATTTCTATCGTTCGTCGAGCTCTCGTTGGACGTAACGGAAGAAATGAATGGGGAAGTGTACACGTGTCAAGCGAGAAACAATCAAATGGACAGGTCCATTCACGACGCCACTACGCTTGACGTATTGT ATAAGCCGATATTCTCCTCAATCGAGCCTTACGAGTTAATTGGAATGGAGAGCGAACCTTTCGTGATTTCCGTTTCAGCTATGGGAAATCCTAACGAGATAAGTTACACTTGGACTAGAGATGGTTTACCTCTGGTCAGTAATAACAGAAGAATATCTGTTCGTGCTTCTACGTTGAATATCACTAAACTGGATCGTCACGATGCTGGAACTTATATCTGTGAAGCCACTAACGAAGAAGGCACGACATTTTATCAATTGAACTTAACTGTTCAAT attcaGCGAAGATTAAACGCACCTCAACTTCGGGCATAGTATATTCTCCCGGAATCGAAGCGAAATTGTTCTGCGAAGTGGACGGTAGTCCCATAGGAGACGAATACGTCACGTGGCAGAAAGTTGGCTCAAACTCGGAACTCTCCGGCCGATATTCCACCTCTTTCATCAACAAAACTTCTTATCTGCACATCGAGAACCCTGATCAAGAAGATGTTGGAGAATATCAATGCAAAGTTAACAATGGAATCGGCAACGTCACCTCTGAACCTATTCTTTTCATCACAAACT TCAAACCACAAATGATGAATACACCATTGACGAGAAGAGCAGCAGCAAACAAAGGAGCAAACGTTCAATTGTTATGCAAAGCAAGAGGCTCGCCTTTACCTCGATTCTCTTGGACATTTAATGGAAAAACATTGCTCCCTAATGTCACAGAACATAAATACGGAATTACGCACACTGAT TTAAGcgaattaatttccaattcgaCGTTGACCATTTTCCGTGTGACATCGCACGATTACGGGAAATACGAGTGTCGTGCAACGAACAAAATGGGTCAGTCGACGGATATGATACATCTAGATGTGACGTCGCCACCGGACAAACCTAGCGATCTTGAGGTGTTCAACGTCACCCACGATTCTGTCACACTAGTGTGGAAAAGAGGATTCGATGGTGGTTTGCCAACCTCGTATCAGATACGTTGGAGGCAGGCTCTCGATTACGAGCATCGATACCACTATCTGGATGTATCGGCAGGAGAATATAAAACCACGATAACAGGATTGTCCCTTGGGACATACTATGTGTTCAGCGTGAAAGCTATCAATGAGAAAGGGGACAGTGGCTTTCTACCTGACTTGGTTAAAGTTCAAACGCTCC GGGAGGCACCACCTACCGACGTGACATCCAGCGAGATTAATTCTTCCTACATCATCGTCATTATCATCACTGTTTCCGCCTCTGTTTGCCTACTCATTGCTGCGCCCATAGTCTTTGCTacattaaaatcgaaaaagaaggCCCAACGTTCCg GAATAAACAAATCACAAACAGCGGATATGTATGCGCCATCAACCGTGAATGGAGACACCATGACCGGCGAATTAAGTTCGGTATCGGATGAGAAGAGCGACGTTAACTTCGACACTAATGATTACGTG GACGAGGGACGAAAGACCGCAGCTAGCACGTATTTGATAGATCAAACAATGCAAGATTTTGGAAAAGGGAATATGGAAATGCAGGTACATCATCAGGGAACACTTGGTCGCCGTGGCAACCACATTCAACCACCTATAAGCATGGATTCACCGCCACAGCGAACGACAGCCAGTGGAACACTTTCTG TTTCGAAGTCGAGTTACATTGGAAATCCTAGTCCGGCACCACCAAACGACGTAAACTTCTACAGTGTGGAAATCGACAATGGCCGTTACATGGGATATGAAACGAATCACAGTCCAGTGGTGGGTGATCCAGGTTCAGGCAGTTATTATCCATCCATGAGTCCCACTGGACATATGCTTTCGAGTCATGTGAGCAGCGGGACAGGCACGTTGACACGCAGCAGAACCTTACCACGTCCAGTCCCACCACCGGATGTGACTGTGATGACTGCTGGGTCGAAATCGCCGATACCACCGTCGGTACCTCCACCACCTACCACGTTTGCTCGGTCGGTATCCAGCAATGCGCACACTCATGGTCACCCATTGTCGACTTTCACTCCCACGCCAGCCTATTCCGATATTGATGGTCATCTTGTCTGA